The proteins below are encoded in one region of Anaerobiospirillum thomasii:
- a CDS encoding LexA family protein produces MYKHATRFFELNSPKVAGTASAGFPTDRYPDDLGTLSDIVPTHEHIFIVQVSGYSMEPTINNGDFVIVDSLQKDPQDLRNQIVCARVEDEEHVIKRLVYETGCYYLKSDNPQFPLIPVRADTEIEGKVTNIIKKL; encoded by the coding sequence ATATACAAACACGCCACCAGATTTTTTGAATTAAACTCTCCAAAGGTTGCAGGAACTGCCAGTGCTGGCTTTCCAACAGATCGCTATCCTGACGATCTAGGCACTCTGTCGGACATTGTTCCAACTCATGAGCACATCTTTATTGTGCAGGTTTCAGGCTACAGCATGGAGCCAACCATCAACAATGGAGACTTTGTTATTGTTGACTCTTTACAGAAAGATCCTCAGGATCTGCGCAATCAGATAGTATGCGCAAGAGTAGAAGATGAAGAGCACGTAATTAAGCGCCTTGTATATGAAACAGGCTGTTATTATCTTAAATCTGACAACCCTCAATTCCCTTTAATTCCTGTCCGCGCTGATACAGAGATTGAAGGCAAAGTCACAAACATCATTAAAAAACTTTAA
- a CDS encoding MarR family transcriptional regulator yields MRSFSISKRECELILFFQGLSKNQFVSIDDLLFKFKISRPALFQTLSRLKDKGIAEYATQRSDGSLIVYPKVKIIEVQ; encoded by the coding sequence ATGCGTTCTTTTTCTATTTCTAAACGAGAATGTGAATTAATTCTGTTCTTTCAAGGGCTATCAAAAAATCAGTTTGTCTCAATAGATGATCTTTTATTTAAGTTCAAAATTTCAAGGCCTGCTCTTTTTCAAACATTAAGCAGGCTCAAGGATAAAGGAATAGCAGAATATGCGACACAAAGATCGGACGGTTCTCTCATTGTTTATCCAAAGGTAAAAATTATTGAGGTACAGTGA
- a CDS encoding helix-turn-helix domain-containing protein encodes MKRRSKYSHLSDKELGQKIRLLRHSSGLLQSNFCTAMEISQSRLSRIENGQARPSDQQVDALLEYTNTPPDFLN; translated from the coding sequence ATGAAGCGACGATCAAAATACTCACATTTAAGTGATAAAGAATTGGGACAAAAAATAAGGCTTTTAAGACATAGCTCAGGGCTCTTACAGTCTAACTTCTGCACAGCCATGGAGATATCTCAATCTAGACTATCTCGCATTGAGAATGGACAAGCTAGACCATCGGATCAACAAGTTGACGCTCTGCTTGAATATACAAACACGCCACCAGATTTTTTGAATTAA